One window of Alosa sapidissima isolate fAloSap1 chromosome 21, fAloSap1.pri, whole genome shotgun sequence genomic DNA carries:
- the LOC121695811 gene encoding KAT8 regulatory NSL complex subunit 1, with the protein MYYYSSRPKMSASAAGAAGVGAGGARRLQNGSRCAVGGGCGELVNGDGRFSAVVATATTTTPTECCDTESCVAEAQTNSDWDKASIAAASPPCTNAEPGSGRQKKNNSSSPSFFVNGSTDGIITRERAGACGQYGDPGGLGGGCSAVGRQSDGPGEDNGINIDHEPEGSRYGGERLCFMVPASSRSERRACKPQAPVTGRRNYNVKGQTQTKGAAASMTAAARCGNQNAESANSKRRGCSYTRASKRVCYAGTARAGDCGSLGTGSETQQDSGDTPRIFPESHSSGVSEKSNGRQWLGSEQATEDVGEKCQIRRTSATGSHKSNSTVCPRVAGDASNVNSNDMMPPCQTSKGRVRLYRVRSFLASTSGYHNGHGENGRYNLNGSSRPSPPSQDKAVLPRKHSSPVADISEQRGNGGSNGRGSSSPDAAVAEMPGADRSDAAEAEDTQVKLEAQVERASGEASRRQVELEERSERVLRRLQAVQVKQVERHVSQQLQGLSRRPSQGSGDRKPAAVLSHSSRRRELSRLAHSCSEVLSAAGGALDSDHTASSSGGSSESEEDDDEDEGSVMKGWTHTRSAKAVRRATELQWAQERARLGSRWVWLQAQVSELEYRIRALTELYTHLRQGKVRTGPETPLRAPRPPPPQNSATCRSSSAGEPLRKTKAEDAVPSPQPPLASAARVCPLPRLRRHKLLRLEACPALGSKPVSLPCVCEPSVVCVLCGGGPPRPPPDPRECVEQRRSRLDLCVHPVLTLPSDIPLVVQCGTSPLVGGSQNALRRTGVPAHAAGVGRRGQGTQRAGRVRRRLMCPRPPNTLPPLQHSTGGTCGRNYRGVVSPGLLNQRITDLPPLSTTPLVPGTSNQPLRRRRGESSFDIDNLVMPVGLAGLGARVQKLQYKEIITPSWRELDDEREVPHPALLDSTLSHQQEEPQGDAESEEVEDMSDGSFLSRHAVCENRERGRWRNWAHRRRRGRSSSFHGEGRWSSKLLEGSPSSPDPRQGYPTEGEISPASPFPFTDPEDASLFLPEEEQQVMLPWERRTFPLLEAELAALQEEEEEEEHCEGEGSGRSQSTDSGISLGSLELSPRTPQPAAPPPATSSTQDPPCPARSPIPAAFLPRPPLSPHTLHPAFTVRRQSRSDAP; encoded by the exons ATGTATTACTACTCCAGTCGGCCCAAAATGAGTGCCAGCGCAGCCGGGGCAGCGGGAGTGGGTGCTGGCGGGGCCAGGCGACTGCAGAATGGCAGTCGCTGCGCGGTTGGAGGCGGCTGCGGAGAGCTGGTGAACGGCGACGGGAGGTTTAGCGCCGTAGTGGCCACTGCTACTACCACCACCCCTACGGAATGCTGTGACACGGAGAGTTGCGTGGCGGAGGCCCAGACGAACAGCGACTGGGACAAAGCTTCTATTGCTGCTGCCTCTCCCCCCTGCACCAATGCGGAGCCGGGCTCCGGGAGGCAGAAAAAGAATAACAGCAGCTCCCCGAGCTTCTTTGTGAACGGCAGCACGGACGGCATTATCACGCGCGAGCGAGCGGGTGCGTGTGGGCAGTACGGGGATCCTGGTGGGCTCGGTGGTGGTTGCAGTGCGGTTGGCAGACAAAGCGATGGACCAGGAGAAGATAACGGCATTAATATTGATCACGAACCCGAAGGCTCAAGGTACGGGGGCGAGCGTCTGTGTTTTATGGTCCCTGCGTCTTCGAGAAGCGAGCGCAGAGCGTGCAAACCGCAAGCCCCGGTCACCGGGAGGAGGAACTATAACGTTAAAGGGCAGACTCAGACCAAGGGGGCTGCTGCTTCAATGACTGCCGCCGCAAGGTGTGGCAATCAAAACGCCGAATCGGCGAACAGTAAGCGCCGGGGATGCAGTTACACTCGCGCTTCCAAACGGGTGTGCTACGCAGGCACAGCCCGTGCGGGGGACTGCGGCAGCTTAGGAACGGGGAGTGAAACACAGCAGGATTCCGGTGACACGCCGCGGATTTTCCCCGAGAGTCACAGCAGCGGCGTGTCTGAAAAGAGCAACGGCAGGCAGTGGCTGGGATCGGAACAAGCAACTGAAGATGTCGGTGAAAAGTGTCAGATTAGGCGCACGAGCGCAACTGGGTCTCACAAATCCAATTCCACAGTGTGTCCGCGTGTGGCGGGTGACGCTAGTAATGTAAACAGCAACGACATGATGCCACCTTGCCAAACGTCAAAAGGACGTGTGAGACTGTACCGTGTGCGCTCATTCCTGGCCAGCACCTCCGGATACCACAACGGCCATGGAGAGAATGGACGCTACAACTTAAACGGGAGCAGCAGGCCCTCACCTCCCTCGCAAGACAAAGCCGTCCTACCCCGTAAGCACAGTTCCCCGGTGGCTGATATCAGCGAGCAGAGAGGGAACGGTGGCTCAAATGGGAGAGGGAGCTCTTCCCCAGACGCAGCGGTCGCAGAAATGCCAGGTGCGGACAGGTCAGATGCTGCTGAGGCAGAAGACACTCAGGTGAAACTGGAAGCCCAGGTGGAGCGGGCGTCAGGTGAAGCGAGCCGGCGCCAGGTAGAACTCGAGGAGCGCTCGGAGCGCGTACTTCGCCGCTTGCAGGCCGTGCAGGTGAAGCAGGTGGAGAGGCACGTGAGCCAGCAGCTGCAGGGCCTGAGCCGGAGGCCGTCGCAGGGATCCGGTGACCGGAAGCCTGCTGCTGTGCTGTCCCATAGCTCCCGGAGGAGAGAGCTCAGTCGGCTGGCGCACAGCTGCAGCGAGGTGCTCTCGGCGGCAGGGGGCGCTCTGGACTCGGACCATACGGCCAGTAGTTCCGGGGGAAGCAGCGAGAGTGAGGAAGAcgatgatgaagatgaaggaTCAGTGATGAAAGGATGGACACACACGCGCTCCGCCAAAGCAGT gcggCGGGCAACAGAGCTGCAGTGGGCTCAGGAGCGGGCGAGACTGGGCAGTAGGTGGGTCTGGCTACAGGCCCAGGTGTCCGAGCTGGAGTACAGAATCAGGGCGCTGACCGAGCTCTACACACATCTCCGCCAGGGCAAG gtgcgcACTGGTCCTGAAACACCTCTCAGAGCCCCCAGACCTCCCCCACCACAAAACAGCGCCACCTGCAG GTCCTCCTCTGCCGGTGAGCCTCTCAGGAAGACCAAGGCGGAAGACGCTGTCCCCTCTCCCCAACCCCCGCTAGCCTCCGCTGCTCGTGTCTGTCCGTTGCCACGACTACGGCGGCACAAGCTCCTTCGCCTGGAGGCATGTCCAGCCCTGGGTTCAAAG CCAGTGTCGTTGCCGTGTGTGTGCGAGCCTtccgtggtgtgtgtgctgtgtggcgGGGGACCGCCACGGCCTCCACCGGACCCACGGGAGTGTGTGGAACAGCGACGGTCTCGGTTGgacctgtgtgtgcatccagTTCTTACACTCCCTTCAG acattcCTTTAGTGGTTCAGTGTGGGACGTCCCCGCTGGTCGGCGGTTCCCAGAATGCATTGCGTCGGACGGGTGTGCCCGCCCATGCTGCTGGTGTGGGTAGGCGGGGCCAGGGAACTCAGAGGGCGGGGCGTGTGAGGAGGAGACTAATGTGTCCCCGCCCACCTAATACACTCCCCCCACTCCAACACAgtacag GTGGAACCTGTGGCAGAAATTACAGAGGTGTGGTCAGTCCTGGACTGCTGAATCAGCGAATCACAGACCTCCCTCCCCTGTCAACCACTCCCCTAGTTCCAGGTACTTCCAATCAG CCCTTGCGCAGGCGTCGAGGGGAGAGCTCTTTTGACATCGATAACCTGGTGATGCCCGTCGGTCTGGCAGGACTTGGAGCGCGAGTGCAGAAACTCCAGTACAAGGAGATCATCACTCCCag ctggaGGGAACTGGATGATGAGAGGGAGGTGCCACATCCTGCTCTACTGGACTCCACACTCTCACACCAGCAGGAAGAGCCTCAGGGAGATGCAGAgtcagaggag gtggAGGACATGTCTGATGGATCTTTCCTCAGTCGTCATGCTGTTTGTGAGAACAGAGAACGGGGTCGCTGGCGCAACTGGGCACACAGACGTCGCCGCGGCAG gTCCTCTTCGTTCCACGGTGAGGGCAGGTGGAGCTCCAAGTTGCTGGAGGGGTCGCCGTCGTCTCCGGACCCCAGGCAGGGATACCCTACTGAGGGGGAGATCTCTCCAGCCAGCCCCTTCCCCTTCACAGACCCAGAGGATGCCAGCCTCTTCCTGCCTGAAGAggaacagcag GTGATGTTGCCATGGGAACGCCGGACGTTCCCGCTGTTGGAAGCGGAGCTTGCAGCGttgcaggaagaggaagaggaggaggagcattGCGAAGGCGAAGGCAGCGGACGTAGCCAGAGCACCGATTCAGGCATCTCTCTGGGCAGCCTGGAACTTTCCCCGAGGACCCCTCAGCCAGCAGCACCTCCCCCGGCAACCAGCTCAACTCAGGACCCTCCGTGCCCCGCGCGCTCCCCGATCCCCGCTGCCTTCCTCCCCCGACCCCCTCTCTCACCCCACACCCTACACCCTGCTTTCACAGTGAGACGCCAGTCTAGATCAGACGCTCCC